The following coding sequences are from one Geothrix sp. window:
- a CDS encoding peptidase U32 family protein: MALELLAPAKNAEQGILALRCGADAVYMGGPQFGARQAAGNGLEDFEQVTREARLWGAKVFATLNTILFDAELEAARRQAWELYEAGVDALIIQDMAFLQMDLPPLPLHASTQAACDSPERVAFLASAGFSRAILARELSLDDIRAIHGAADIELEAFVFGALCVGESGQCYLSGAICDRSGNRGECAQPCRAPWNLVDASNRVVVREKHLLNIRDLDLSDHLEELADAGILSFKIEGRLKDADYVKNIVSQVRRKLDELLQRRPELGRASLGSVSQTFAPDPTKTFQRGLSSYRIDGERRPMGNLDSGRHLGEFIGEVRSIQGDRLVLDATTDLHPGDGLAFVDGVEVAGTVINAVEPRQLFVQDPSRIRPGTRLHRNLDLHWLRALRSAKVERRIPVQATLDFPEGAVRLRLEDPAGLHGEAQAPGDFASPRDAEAAARTIQEALGRLGNTPFELAGLQVAEPRFVPVSALNALRRDAATALEALRRAPRTREGRRARAPKLNPLPVRGLDFTWNIANRAARAFYEQAGAQVLEPAAELQASLDGRVVMTTRHCVKYEMGWCHVHENPEPWVRVPEPQGPVFLENGPTRLECRFDCARCRMELVLCEPQGQG, translated from the coding sequence ATGGCTCTCGAACTCCTCGCCCCCGCCAAGAATGCGGAACAGGGCATCCTCGCGCTGCGTTGCGGGGCGGACGCGGTGTACATGGGCGGTCCCCAGTTCGGCGCCCGGCAGGCGGCGGGGAATGGGCTGGAGGATTTCGAGCAGGTCACGCGGGAGGCGCGGCTCTGGGGCGCGAAGGTGTTCGCGACCCTCAACACCATCCTGTTCGACGCCGAGCTGGAGGCGGCGCGGCGCCAGGCCTGGGAGCTGTACGAGGCCGGCGTGGATGCCCTGATCATCCAGGACATGGCCTTCCTGCAGATGGACCTGCCACCGCTGCCGCTGCACGCCAGCACCCAGGCGGCCTGCGACAGTCCGGAGCGCGTGGCCTTCCTGGCCAGCGCGGGCTTCAGTCGCGCCATCCTGGCCCGGGAGCTGAGTCTGGACGACATCCGGGCCATCCACGGGGCCGCGGACATCGAGCTGGAGGCCTTCGTCTTCGGGGCCCTCTGCGTGGGCGAGAGCGGGCAGTGCTACCTGAGCGGCGCCATCTGCGACCGCAGCGGCAACCGCGGGGAATGCGCCCAGCCCTGCCGCGCGCCCTGGAACCTGGTGGATGCGTCGAACCGGGTGGTGGTGCGGGAGAAGCATCTGCTGAACATCCGGGATCTGGATCTTTCCGACCACCTGGAGGAGCTGGCCGACGCCGGCATCCTGAGCTTCAAGATCGAGGGGCGCCTCAAGGATGCGGACTACGTGAAGAACATCGTCAGCCAGGTGCGCCGCAAGCTCGACGAGCTGCTGCAGCGGCGGCCCGAGCTGGGCCGGGCCTCTCTCGGCTCCGTGAGCCAGACCTTCGCGCCGGATCCCACCAAGACCTTCCAGCGGGGGCTGTCCAGCTACCGCATCGACGGAGAGCGCCGGCCCATGGGGAACCTGGATTCAGGCCGGCACCTGGGCGAGTTCATCGGCGAGGTGCGCTCCATCCAGGGCGACCGGCTGGTGCTGGACGCGACCACGGACCTGCATCCCGGCGATGGCCTGGCCTTCGTGGATGGCGTCGAGGTGGCGGGTACCGTGATCAACGCCGTGGAACCCCGCCAGCTCTTCGTGCAGGATCCCTCCCGCATCCGGCCCGGCACGCGGCTGCACCGCAACCTGGACCTGCACTGGCTCAGGGCCCTGCGCAGCGCCAAGGTGGAGCGCCGCATCCCGGTGCAGGCCACGCTGGACTTCCCGGAGGGGGCCGTGCGCCTGCGCCTGGAGGACCCCGCCGGTCTCCATGGGGAAGCCCAGGCCCCGGGGGACTTCGCGTCGCCCCGGGACGCGGAGGCCGCGGCCAGGACCATCCAGGAGGCCCTGGGCCGCCTGGGGAACACGCCCTTCGAACTGGCGGGGCTGCAGGTGGCCGAACCGCGCTTCGTGCCGGTCAGCGCGCTCAACGCCCTCCGCCGGGATGCAGCCACTGCGTTGGAGGCCCTGCGCCGGGCCCCGCGGACCCGGGAGGGGCGCCGGGCGCGGGCGCCGAAGCTGAATCCGCTGCCCGTGCGCGGCCTGGATTTCACCTGGAACATCGCCAACCGGGCTGCCCGCGCCTTCTACGAGCAGGCGGGCGCCCAGGTCCTCGAACCGGCGGCGGAGCTACAGGCCAGCCTCGACGGCCGGGTGGTGATGACCACGCGGCACTGCGTGAAGTACGAGATGGGCTGGTGCCATGTGCATGAGAACCCCGAGCCCTGGGTCCGCGTGCCGGAACCCCAGGGACCCGTCTTCCTGGAGAACGGCCCCACGCGCCTGGAATGCCGCTTCGACTGCGCCCGGTGCCGCATGGAGCTGGTGCTCTGCGAGCCGCAGGGGCAGGGGTGA
- a CDS encoding NAD(P)/FAD-dependent oxidoreductase, translating into MKPGEGAWDVVVVGAGPAGLLAAGRAAMLGARVLLLEKMEKPARKLRITGKGRANITNMKALEEQLKEIQPEPRFLRQAFQAFFNRDLIALLEAQGVATKVERGDRVFPASDLAWDVADALVAWAGAQGVEILPHARVERLVIHEGVFTGLGVARKSSRTPLEIEARCGILATGGQSYPATGSTGDGYRFAEATGHRIEALRPSLVRIETRPVHEGAQGLTLKNVNLTLWIDGKKQASEFGEVEFTARGLAGASVLRLSRKVVDAMAAGRMVAMTLDLKPALDPAKLEARLARDLEAHVGGTCGPLLRSLLPTPLVAVFCERLGLGPSAPAAQIQGSKRKQLLGLLKELRFEVTGHGSWEEAIVTAGGVSLKDIDPRTMASRKVGNLHFAGEVLDLDANTGGYNLQIAFSTGWLAGESAARQAVGSWLGGASLTP; encoded by the coding sequence GTGAAGCCCGGCGAAGGGGCCTGGGATGTGGTGGTGGTCGGCGCGGGACCCGCGGGTCTGCTGGCGGCGGGACGGGCCGCCATGCTGGGCGCCCGCGTCCTCCTGCTGGAGAAGATGGAGAAGCCGGCCCGCAAGCTGCGGATCACGGGCAAAGGGCGGGCGAACATCACGAACATGAAGGCGCTGGAGGAGCAGCTCAAGGAGATCCAGCCGGAGCCGCGCTTCCTGCGCCAGGCCTTCCAGGCCTTCTTCAACCGCGACCTGATCGCGCTGCTGGAGGCGCAGGGCGTCGCGACCAAGGTGGAACGCGGCGACCGCGTGTTCCCCGCCAGCGATCTGGCCTGGGACGTGGCGGACGCCCTGGTGGCCTGGGCCGGGGCCCAGGGCGTCGAGATCCTCCCCCACGCCCGGGTCGAGCGCCTGGTGATCCACGAGGGCGTGTTCACCGGCCTTGGGGTTGCGCGCAAGTCGTCCCGGACGCCACTGGAGATCGAGGCCCGCTGTGGCATCCTCGCCACCGGCGGGCAGTCCTATCCCGCCACGGGGTCCACGGGGGACGGCTACCGCTTCGCCGAGGCCACCGGGCACCGGATCGAAGCCCTGCGGCCCTCCCTGGTGCGCATCGAGACGCGTCCGGTCCATGAAGGTGCCCAGGGACTCACCCTCAAGAACGTCAACCTGACCCTCTGGATCGACGGGAAGAAGCAGGCCAGCGAATTTGGCGAAGTGGAATTCACGGCCAGAGGACTGGCGGGCGCCAGCGTCCTCCGGCTCAGCCGGAAGGTCGTGGACGCCATGGCCGCCGGTCGGATGGTGGCAATGACCCTCGATCTGAAACCGGCCCTGGATCCGGCGAAGCTGGAGGCGAGGCTGGCGCGGGATCTCGAGGCCCATGTGGGTGGCACCTGCGGCCCCCTGCTGCGGTCGCTCCTGCCGACGCCTCTCGTGGCGGTGTTCTGCGAGCGCCTCGGCCTGGGCCCATCGGCACCCGCGGCTCAGATCCAGGGCTCGAAGCGGAAGCAGCTGCTGGGCCTGCTCAAGGAGCTGCGCTTCGAGGTGACGGGCCACGGGAGCTGGGAGGAGGCCATCGTCACCGCCGGTGGCGTCTCCCTCAAGGACATCGACCCCAGGACCATGGCCTCGCGGAAGGTGGGGAACCTCCACTTCGCGGGCGAGGTGCTCGACCTGGACGCGAACACCGGTGGCTACAACCTCCAGATCGCGTTCTCCACAGGCTGGCTGGCGGGGGAATCCGCGGCCCGGCAGGCCGTCGGATCATGGCTCGGGGGGGCCTCCCTGACGCCCTGA
- a CDS encoding chorismate mutase encodes MEAGWHGCRMNWGQGYSEWNRRIHPAGENVLKSTPGSNLDDAKSRSGIIGKGGEVVHSNQDPIIQAHRAQIAELDLRVLEALNARIGLVRRLKEHKEAQGISFFDAAQEDRLLAALRQANRGPLPDEGLDAIFRLILAWTRRAASGEAQAD; translated from the coding sequence ATGGAGGCAGGCTGGCATGGATGTAGGATGAACTGGGGCCAAGGCTACTCGGAATGGAACCGCCGCATCCATCCAGCGGGCGAGAATGTGCTTAAAAGCACACCGGGATCCAACCTGGATGATGCGAAGAGCCGCAGCGGCATTATCGGCAAGGGAGGGGAAGTGGTGCATTCGAACCAAGATCCGATCATCCAGGCCCATCGGGCGCAGATCGCCGAGCTCGACCTGAGGGTCCTGGAGGCGCTCAACGCGCGGATCGGGCTGGTCAGGCGCCTCAAGGAGCACAAGGAAGCCCAGGGGATCAGCTTCTTCGATGCCGCCCAGGAGGATCGGCTCCTCGCCGCCCTGCGCCAGGCCAACCGCGGCCCGCTGCCGGACGAAGGGCTGGACGCGATCTTCCGGCTCATCCTGGCGTGGACCAGGCGCGCCGCATCCGGGGAAGCCCAGGCCGATTGA
- a CDS encoding DUF485 domain-containing protein — protein MSSEMYEHMRTNPKFQTLVAKRGRFAWTLAFIVLGMFYGFVLLVAFKPALLGRPIYQGSMVTIGVAFELFMFIFFWVLTAVYVRRANGEFDELTADLIKDAWKENK, from the coding sequence ATGAGCAGTGAGATGTACGAGCACATGCGCACCAATCCGAAGTTCCAGACACTCGTCGCCAAGCGGGGGCGGTTCGCCTGGACCCTGGCCTTCATCGTGCTGGGGATGTTCTACGGCTTCGTGCTGCTGGTGGCCTTCAAGCCCGCCCTGCTCGGCCGGCCCATCTACCAGGGCTCCATGGTGACCATCGGGGTCGCCTTCGAACTCTTCATGTTCATCTTCTTCTGGGTGCTCACCGCGGTGTACGTGCGCAGGGCCAACGGGGAATTCGACGAACTGACCGCGGACCTCATCAAGGACGCCTGGAAGGAGAACAAGTGA
- a CDS encoding cation acetate symporter, with protein sequence MRLLNRIGLALGLLATSVMAHAGPALDGIQEKQATNWHAIIMFCLFVALTMGITYWAASRTKSTADFYTAGGGITGFQNGLAIAGDYMSAATLLGLSAMVYGQGYDGYIYMLAFFAGWPIILFLMAERLRNLGRFTFSDITAYRLDQGKVRTMAAISSLTVVCFYLLAQMVGAGQLIKLLFGLEYKIAIFVVGILMMFYVIFGGMVATTWVQIIKACMLLVGGTLVMVLAMSRFGFSYHNLVQQATAVHKLGPKLMYPGSLLADPVTAISLGLGLMFGTAGLPHILMRFFTVTNAKEARKSVLYASGFVSYFFNVIFLMGLCGILIVGQNGSFFEGGKIGGKLIGGGNMVAMHLAKAVGGNMLLGFLAAVAFATILAVVSGLALAGASAISHDLYARVIMKGKASESTEIKVSKIATICLGFVAIVLGILFEKQNIAFMVGLAFGVAAAANFPVLILSMYWKGLTTRGALWGGYGGLVSAVLFVLFSKSVWVDVIGNKAALFPYTQPALFAMPIAFLLAFIFSKLDGSERAKAEIEAFEDQYVRAQTGFGAATATKH encoded by the coding sequence ATGCGCCTCCTGAACCGCATTGGCCTGGCCCTGGGCCTGCTCGCCACCTCCGTCATGGCCCACGCGGGCCCGGCCCTGGATGGCATCCAGGAGAAGCAGGCCACCAACTGGCACGCCATCATCATGTTCTGCCTCTTCGTGGCCCTGACCATGGGGATCACCTACTGGGCCGCCAGCCGCACCAAGTCCACCGCCGACTTCTACACCGCGGGTGGCGGCATCACCGGCTTCCAGAACGGCCTCGCCATCGCCGGCGACTACATGTCGGCGGCCACGCTCCTGGGCCTCAGCGCCATGGTCTACGGCCAGGGCTACGACGGCTACATCTACATGCTGGCCTTCTTCGCCGGGTGGCCCATTATTCTCTTCCTCATGGCCGAGCGCTTACGGAACCTGGGCCGCTTCACCTTCTCCGACATCACGGCCTACCGCCTGGACCAGGGCAAGGTGCGCACCATGGCCGCGATCTCCTCCCTGACCGTGGTCTGCTTCTACCTGTTGGCCCAGATGGTGGGCGCCGGACAGCTCATCAAGCTGCTCTTCGGCCTAGAGTACAAGATCGCCATCTTCGTCGTGGGCATTCTGATGATGTTCTACGTCATCTTCGGCGGCATGGTGGCCACCACCTGGGTGCAGATCATCAAGGCCTGCATGCTCCTCGTGGGCGGCACCCTGGTCATGGTCCTGGCCATGAGCAGGTTCGGCTTCTCGTACCACAACCTGGTCCAGCAAGCCACCGCCGTGCACAAGCTCGGGCCCAAGCTCATGTATCCGGGCAGCCTGCTCGCCGATCCCGTGACCGCCATCTCCCTGGGGCTCGGCCTCATGTTCGGCACCGCCGGCCTGCCCCACATCCTCATGCGGTTCTTCACCGTCACCAACGCCAAGGAGGCTCGCAAGTCGGTGCTGTACGCCTCGGGTTTCGTGTCCTACTTCTTTAACGTCATCTTCCTCATGGGCCTCTGCGGCATCCTCATCGTGGGCCAGAACGGCTCCTTCTTCGAGGGCGGGAAGATCGGCGGCAAGCTCATCGGCGGCGGCAACATGGTCGCCATGCACCTGGCCAAGGCCGTGGGCGGCAACATGCTGCTGGGCTTCCTGGCGGCGGTGGCCTTCGCCACCATCCTGGCCGTGGTCTCGGGCCTGGCCCTGGCGGGTGCCTCCGCCATCTCCCATGACCTCTACGCCCGGGTCATCATGAAGGGCAAGGCGTCGGAGTCTACCGAGATCAAGGTCTCCAAGATCGCCACCATCTGCCTGGGCTTCGTGGCCATCGTGCTGGGCATCCTCTTCGAGAAGCAGAACATCGCGTTCATGGTGGGCCTGGCCTTCGGCGTGGCGGCCGCGGCGAACTTCCCGGTGCTCATCCTCTCCATGTACTGGAAGGGGCTCACCACCCGCGGCGCCCTCTGGGGCGGCTACGGCGGCCTCGTGTCCGCCGTGCTCTTCGTGCTGTTCTCCAAGTCGGTGTGGGTGGACGTCATCGGCAACAAGGCGGCCCTCTTCCCCTACACCCAGCCCGCCCTCTTCGCCATGCCCATCGCCTTCCTGCTGGCCTTCATCTTCTCCAAGCTGGATGGCAGCGAACGCGCGAAGGCCGAGATCGAGGCCTTCGAGGATCAGTACGTCCGGGCCCAGACGGGCTTCGGTGCCGCCACCGCCACCAAACACTGA
- a CDS encoding 3'-5' exonuclease → MGLMAWGRGKLGGWSPGGDLPVPELRFTVLDTELTGLDARRDDIIAIGALHMQGGRIELGNAFQELVKPTAVLDGRTVVIHGITPSELEARPAIGEVLASFLDYAAGTVLVGHCLALDLAFLNRDAKRSGRAPFRNAAVDTLSLFGWLRRRSVDHPAFALELPAPSLFDLAEAFEIPVEAAHSAIGDAYVTAQLFQRFLPLLQQAGVASLSGLRRVGDPRRQLASLADQEGHTHF, encoded by the coding sequence ATGGGTCTGATGGCATGGGGCCGGGGGAAGCTGGGCGGGTGGTCACCCGGCGGGGACCTGCCGGTTCCCGAGCTCCGGTTCACAGTGCTCGATACGGAACTGACCGGCCTCGACGCCCGCCGGGATGACATCATTGCCATCGGGGCCCTCCACATGCAGGGCGGGCGGATCGAGCTGGGGAACGCCTTCCAGGAGCTGGTGAAACCCACCGCCGTGCTCGATGGCCGCACCGTCGTGATCCACGGCATCACCCCCTCGGAGCTGGAGGCCCGGCCCGCCATCGGCGAGGTGCTGGCCTCCTTCCTGGACTACGCGGCGGGCACCGTCCTGGTGGGCCACTGCCTCGCCCTCGACCTGGCCTTCCTCAACCGGGATGCCAAGCGGTCGGGGCGGGCCCCCTTCCGCAATGCGGCGGTGGACACCCTGTCCCTGTTCGGCTGGCTCCGGCGGCGCTCCGTGGACCACCCCGCCTTCGCCCTCGAGCTTCCGGCCCCCAGCCTCTTCGACCTGGCCGAAGCCTTCGAGATTCCGGTGGAAGCAGCCCACTCGGCCATTGGAGATGCCTACGTTACCGCCCAGCTCTTCCAGCGCTTCCTGCCCCTGCTCCAGCAGGCGGGCGTCGCGAGCCTCTCGGGCCTGCGGAGGGTCGGGGATCCCCGCCGTCAGCTGGCCAGCCTGGCAGACCAGGAGGGCCACACGCACTTCTGA
- a CDS encoding DUF294 nucleotidyltransferase-like domain-containing protein translates to MLIDETVRFLSQVPPFQFLEEPLLRELVQSLTMAFHPKGEVILHQDGPVSEHLQIIKKGAVKITLRPEGNGDEVVVDYRERGETFGLVSLMGGQQRTTILAIQDTTCYLLPKERFNELVLSHPAITEYLLQFHLTKYADMTSREIQGKSLFLESSDHLLFTAQVGEICQRFTTVVEADTSIRQTARRMAEERQSAALVVGPNGEPIGILTDSDFRTRVVAEGQPIDGPVSRVMSHPVVSVDEQDPCFEVVLKMLQCDIEHVAVTRGGAIRGVVTNHDFLVLQGRSPLAFSEDIEHQTTLEGLAPVSRKAMSIIGVLLREGARATNIIRIISELNDRVVRKVLELAERELGPPPVPYCWLALGSEGRKEQTFRTDQDNALIYADVFDSQKPRVAEYFRRFAVFMRNGLVQCGFEACPANYMASNPDWCQPLAQWKRYFSTWISEPTPEAVLKSLIFFDFRPLHGDRSLAWGLREHFGRLIPDYPTFLGFLANMLVRNRPPLGFFGGVAVERNGEHKDGLNLKIKAVAPLVDIARLFALEKGIQQVSTVDRLEALRSGTSLISDLVDELEYSFEFVTLLRIHHQYRQAEAGQPIDNFIRYDGLSSLERQSLKNAFRLILKVQDQVMDRYKSFII, encoded by the coding sequence ATGCTGATCGACGAGACGGTCCGGTTCCTGTCCCAGGTCCCCCCCTTCCAGTTCCTGGAGGAGCCCCTGCTGCGGGAACTGGTCCAGAGCCTGACGATGGCCTTCCATCCCAAGGGCGAGGTGATCCTGCACCAGGACGGACCCGTCAGCGAGCACCTGCAGATCATCAAGAAGGGGGCGGTCAAGATCACGCTGCGCCCCGAGGGTAACGGGGATGAGGTGGTGGTGGACTACCGCGAGCGGGGCGAGACCTTCGGCCTGGTCTCGCTCATGGGCGGGCAGCAGCGGACCACCATCCTGGCCATCCAGGACACCACCTGCTACCTGCTGCCGAAGGAGCGGTTCAACGAGCTGGTGCTGAGCCACCCGGCCATCACCGAATACCTGCTCCAGTTCCACCTCACCAAGTACGCCGACATGACCTCCCGGGAGATCCAGGGCAAGAGCCTGTTCCTGGAGAGCAGCGACCACCTGCTGTTCACGGCCCAGGTGGGGGAGATCTGCCAGCGGTTCACCACGGTCGTGGAGGCGGACACGAGCATCCGCCAGACGGCCCGCCGCATGGCGGAGGAGCGGCAGAGCGCGGCCCTGGTGGTCGGGCCCAACGGGGAGCCCATCGGCATCCTCACGGATTCGGATTTCCGCACCCGGGTGGTGGCCGAGGGGCAGCCCATCGACGGCCCGGTCTCGCGGGTGATGAGCCACCCGGTGGTTTCGGTGGACGAGCAGGATCCCTGCTTCGAGGTGGTGCTCAAGATGCTGCAGTGCGACATCGAGCACGTGGCCGTCACCCGGGGGGGCGCCATCCGGGGCGTGGTGACCAACCATGACTTCCTGGTGCTGCAGGGGCGGAGCCCCCTGGCCTTCTCCGAGGACATCGAGCACCAAACCACCCTGGAAGGCCTGGCACCCGTCTCGCGCAAGGCCATGTCCATCATCGGCGTGCTGCTGCGCGAGGGCGCCCGGGCCACCAACATCATCCGCATCATCTCGGAGCTGAACGACCGGGTGGTGCGCAAGGTGCTGGAACTGGCCGAGCGGGAGCTCGGGCCCCCGCCCGTGCCCTACTGCTGGCTCGCCCTGGGCAGCGAGGGGCGCAAGGAGCAGACCTTCCGGACCGACCAGGACAACGCCCTGATCTATGCGGATGTCTTCGACAGCCAGAAACCCAGGGTCGCAGAGTACTTCCGGCGCTTCGCGGTGTTCATGCGCAATGGCCTGGTCCAGTGCGGGTTCGAGGCCTGCCCGGCCAATTACATGGCCAGCAACCCGGACTGGTGCCAGCCCCTCGCCCAGTGGAAGCGGTACTTCAGCACCTGGATTTCCGAACCCACCCCCGAGGCCGTGCTCAAGTCGCTCATCTTCTTCGATTTCAGGCCGCTGCACGGCGACCGGTCCCTGGCCTGGGGCCTGCGGGAGCACTTCGGCCGGCTCATCCCGGACTACCCGACCTTCCTGGGCTTCCTGGCCAACATGCTCGTGCGCAACCGGCCGCCCCTGGGCTTCTTCGGGGGAGTGGCCGTGGAGCGGAACGGCGAGCACAAGGATGGCCTGAACCTGAAGATCAAGGCCGTGGCGCCCCTGGTGGACATCGCCCGGCTCTTCGCCCTGGAGAAGGGGATCCAGCAGGTCTCCACCGTGGACCGCCTGGAGGCGCTGCGGAGCGGCACCTCGCTCATCTCGGATCTGGTGGACGAGTTGGAGTATTCCTTCGAGTTCGTCACCCTGCTGAGGATCCACCACCAGTACCGGCAGGCGGAGGCCGGGCAGCCCATCGACAACTTCATCCGCTACGACGGCCTGAGCAGCCTCGAGCGGCAATCCCTCAAGAACGCCTTCCGCCTCATCCTCAAGGTCCAGGACCAGGTCATGGACCGGTACAAATCCTTCATCATCTGA
- a CDS encoding acyl--CoA ligase family protein, with protein MQPSPSLPRVTQPNRQELSPIFLLERAGEVFAERPAVTDGDQRYTWREFRDRARRFASALRAGGLQKGDRVAFLAFNSEPLLLAHFAVPLAGGILVAINTRLNPDEIAYIVSHSGATKVFVSPELLPQLASVPPTVPRIVQGPEFETLLQGGSEAPVEPWLASEDEPITINYTSGTTGRPKGVVYHHRGAYLNALAMVLDHRVQAESQYLWTLPMFHCNGWCFTWGLAAVGAESICIPKIESGPTWRLFDGGVTHFCAAPTVCTMLVTDPAAHRLERPVRLFTAGAPPSPTLIARMAELNFQLDHVYGLTEVYGPFTINVPAPGQETLPPAKQAELRARQGMPNVCAGEVRIVDGDMQDVPRDGMTMGEVVMRGNVVMTGYFEDVESTERAFHGGWFHSGDLGVQHPDGAIELRDRAKDIIISGGENISTIEVEQALVSHPAVMECAVIAVPDPKWGEVPKAFVTLKPGASVTTEELVAHCRTRLANFKLPRHIEFGALPKTSTGKIQKFLLRDKEWQGRKTRIN; from the coding sequence ATGCAGCCCTCCCCTTCCCTGCCCCGGGTCACCCAGCCCAACCGCCAGGAGCTCTCGCCCATCTTTCTGCTCGAGCGGGCGGGCGAGGTGTTCGCGGAACGCCCCGCCGTCACGGATGGCGACCAGCGATACACCTGGCGGGAATTCCGCGACCGGGCTAGGCGCTTCGCCTCGGCGCTGCGGGCGGGCGGTCTCCAGAAGGGTGATCGCGTGGCCTTCCTCGCCTTCAACTCCGAGCCGCTGCTGCTGGCGCACTTCGCGGTCCCGCTGGCGGGGGGCATCCTGGTGGCGATCAACACCCGCCTGAACCCGGATGAGATCGCCTACATCGTGAGCCACAGTGGGGCCACCAAGGTCTTCGTGTCGCCCGAGCTGCTGCCGCAACTGGCCAGCGTGCCGCCGACGGTCCCCCGCATCGTACAGGGCCCCGAGTTCGAGACCCTGCTCCAGGGCGGCTCCGAGGCCCCGGTGGAACCCTGGCTGGCGAGCGAGGACGAGCCCATCACCATCAACTACACCTCCGGCACCACGGGCCGGCCCAAGGGTGTGGTCTACCACCACCGGGGCGCCTACCTGAACGCGCTGGCCATGGTGCTCGACCACCGGGTGCAGGCCGAGTCCCAGTACCTCTGGACCCTGCCGATGTTCCACTGCAATGGCTGGTGCTTCACCTGGGGCCTGGCGGCCGTGGGCGCGGAGAGCATCTGCATTCCCAAGATCGAGTCCGGGCCCACCTGGCGGCTCTTCGATGGCGGCGTCACCCACTTCTGCGCGGCCCCCACGGTCTGCACCATGCTCGTGACCGATCCCGCCGCCCACCGCCTCGAGCGGCCCGTGCGGCTCTTCACGGCGGGGGCGCCACCCTCACCGACGCTCATCGCCCGCATGGCGGAACTCAACTTCCAGCTGGATCACGTGTACGGCCTCACGGAAGTCTATGGCCCCTTCACCATCAACGTGCCGGCCCCCGGGCAGGAGACGCTGCCCCCGGCGAAGCAGGCGGAGCTGCGGGCCCGCCAGGGCATGCCGAACGTCTGTGCCGGGGAGGTGCGCATCGTCGATGGGGACATGCAGGACGTGCCCCGGGACGGCATGACCATGGGCGAGGTGGTCATGCGCGGCAATGTCGTGATGACGGGCTACTTCGAGGACGTGGAATCCACTGAAAGGGCCTTCCACGGCGGCTGGTTCCACTCCGGCGACCTGGGCGTCCAGCACCCGGACGGCGCCATCGAGCTGCGCGACCGGGCCAAGGACATCATCATCTCGGGCGGCGAGAACATCTCGACCATCGAGGTGGAGCAGGCCCTGGTCTCCCACCCCGCCGTGATGGAGTGCGCCGTCATCGCCGTGCCCGACCCTAAGTGGGGCGAGGTGCCCAAGGCCTTCGTGACGCTCAAGCCGGGCGCCTCGGTCACCACGGAAGAGCTGGTCGCGCACTGCCGCACCCGCCTGGCCAATTTCAAGCTGCCCCGGCACATCGAGTTCGGCGCCCTGCCCAAGACCTCGACCGGCAAGATCCAGAAATTCCTGCTGCGCGACAAGGAGTGGCAGGGCCGCAAGACCCGCATCAACTGA
- a CDS encoding substrate-binding domain-containing protein, translated as MKGWLRFFVSVLVLLPLRVAAQESKGFVYLASTIGPIDAGIVDALEIAFEKETGIRVRHVGAGTGAALDLARQGNVDLALVHAKALEEKFVAEGYGLQRVPLMYNDFVIVGPASDPAGIRGSKSAVVALQTLAEKSSPFITRGDNSGTHVAEKELWSKAGVKPQGAWYKAFSKGSEGNVPTLLYTDAQGAYTVIDRASYLGAKDRIKLVILVEGDEVLLNHMSLIPVNPAKCPKANLKDAMTFLDWLTAADRGQKLIAEFGKEKYGQSLFIPESKAWKAAHASR; from the coding sequence TTGAAGGGCTGGCTGCGATTCTTCGTCTCCGTTCTGGTTCTTCTGCCTCTGCGGGTGGCAGCCCAGGAGAGCAAGGGCTTCGTCTACCTGGCTAGTACGATCGGCCCCATTGATGCCGGGATTGTGGACGCTCTGGAGATCGCCTTTGAGAAGGAGACCGGCATCCGCGTCAGGCATGTGGGGGCAGGGACTGGCGCGGCCTTGGACCTGGCCAGACAGGGCAACGTGGACCTGGCCCTGGTGCATGCCAAGGCTCTTGAGGAGAAGTTCGTGGCCGAAGGCTACGGACTCCAGCGGGTGCCGCTCATGTACAACGATTTCGTCATTGTGGGGCCGGCTTCGGATCCTGCCGGTATCAGGGGTTCCAAGAGCGCTGTCGTGGCCCTTCAAACCCTCGCTGAGAAATCTTCACCGTTCATCACGCGTGGCGACAATTCAGGCACTCATGTGGCCGAAAAGGAACTCTGGTCCAAGGCGGGCGTGAAGCCTCAAGGAGCCTGGTACAAAGCCTTCTCCAAGGGCAGTGAGGGCAACGTTCCAACGCTTCTCTACACCGATGCTCAGGGTGCCTACACCGTCATCGACCGGGCAAGCTACCTGGGTGCGAAGGACCGCATCAAGCTGGTCATTCTGGTGGAAGGGGACGAGGTGCTGCTGAACCACATGTCTCTGATCCCTGTGAACCCGGCCAAGTGCCCGAAGGCCAACCTCAAGGATGCAATGACCTTCCTGGATTGGCTCACCGCCGCTGATCGGGGCCAGAAGCTCATCGCGGAGTTTGGCAAGGAGAAGTACGGCCAGTCCCTGTTCATCCCCGAATCCAAAGCATGGAAGGCGGCGCACGCTTCCAGGTAA